From a single Haloarcula sp. DT43 genomic region:
- a CDS encoding DNA-directed RNA polymerase subunit K — translation MNAQESRYEKARKLGARALQLAHGAPVLIETEHTQPILIAAEEYDAGVLPFTVNRSD, via the coding sequence ATGAACGCACAGGAAAGCCGCTACGAGAAGGCCCGCAAACTCGGCGCACGAGCGCTGCAGCTGGCCCACGGCGCTCCCGTGCTCATCGAGACGGAACACACCCAGCCGATACTCATCGCCGCCGAGGAGTACGACGCTGGCGTCCTACCGTTTACGGTCAACAGGAGTGACTAA
- the eno gene encoding phosphopyruvate hydratase yields the protein MTLITDVRLRRVLDSRGNATVEADVLTESGGFGRGKAPSGASTGEYEAIELPASEAIANAREDAIPRLVGEVHAGNQRDVDAALHAADGTDDFSGIGANSAVAISMAAAKAGADVLGAPLFQHLGGTFRGNEYPTPLGNIIGGGEHAADATNIQEFLAAPVGAPSVEEAVFANAAVHQEVHDILADRDLPAGKGDEGAWAPSVSDDEAFEIMDEAVETVADDFGFAITFGLDVAGAELYDADEDGYVYDDGVKSTAEQIDYIAEKVEEYDLVYVEDPLDENDYEAFAELTDRVGDQTLVCGDDLFVTNVERLQAGINADAGNSILIKPNQIGTLTDAVDAIELATENGYESVVSHRSGETEDTTIAHLAVATDAPFIKTGAVGGERTAKLNELIRIEDNAV from the coding sequence ATGACGCTCATCACCGACGTACGACTCCGCCGCGTCCTCGACTCCCGCGGCAACGCGACCGTCGAGGCCGACGTCCTCACGGAGAGCGGGGGCTTCGGTCGTGGCAAGGCACCGAGCGGCGCAAGCACGGGCGAGTACGAGGCCATCGAACTCCCCGCCTCTGAGGCCATCGCCAACGCCCGCGAGGACGCGATTCCCCGACTCGTCGGCGAGGTCCACGCCGGGAATCAGCGTGACGTCGACGCGGCGCTGCACGCCGCCGACGGCACGGACGACTTCTCGGGCATCGGGGCCAACAGCGCCGTCGCCATCTCGATGGCGGCCGCGAAGGCCGGTGCCGACGTGCTGGGCGCACCGCTGTTCCAGCACCTGGGCGGCACCTTCCGGGGCAACGAGTATCCGACGCCGCTGGGCAACATCATCGGCGGCGGCGAACACGCCGCAGATGCCACGAACATCCAGGAGTTCCTCGCGGCCCCCGTCGGCGCGCCGAGCGTCGAGGAGGCCGTCTTCGCCAACGCCGCGGTCCACCAGGAGGTCCACGACATCCTGGCCGACCGCGACCTGCCAGCGGGCAAGGGCGACGAAGGGGCCTGGGCCCCGTCGGTTTCCGACGACGAGGCGTTCGAGATTATGGACGAGGCCGTCGAGACCGTCGCCGACGACTTCGGCTTCGCCATCACCTTCGGCCTCGACGTGGCCGGCGCGGAGCTGTACGACGCCGACGAGGATGGCTACGTCTACGACGACGGCGTCAAGTCGACCGCAGAGCAAATCGACTACATCGCCGAGAAGGTCGAGGAGTACGACCTCGTCTACGTCGAGGACCCCCTCGACGAGAACGACTACGAGGCCTTCGCCGAGCTGACCGACCGGGTCGGCGACCAGACGCTCGTCTGCGGTGACGACCTGTTTGTCACGAACGTCGAGCGCCTGCAGGCCGGCATCAACGCCGACGCCGGCAACTCCATCCTCATCAAGCCCAACCAGATCGGGACGCTCACCGACGCCGTCGACGCCATCGAACTGGCGACCGAGAACGGCTACGAGTCGGTCGTCTCCCACCGGAGCGGAGAGACCGAAGACACGACGATTGCACACCTCGCTGTCGCCACTGACGCACCGTTCATCAAGACCGGCGCGGTCGGCGGCGAGCGCACAGCCAAGCTGAACGAACTAATCCGTATCGAGGACAACGCAGTATGA